The Silene latifolia isolate original U9 population chromosome 4, ASM4854445v1, whole genome shotgun sequence region AATACTTTAAATGTGATGTCAAGTTGTTTAATTTGGATATGTTAAATGCTTGGGAAAGTACTTGGGGGAAAACAAGTACGGTAATATAAGGGAATGCTATAATAGGAGCTGCAAATTTATTTCTGTCTCAGATTCTGCCTCTTAATTGTGTTGGCTGCCATCTCGTACCTGATTAAGATATGTGTATGAAATATTTTATACATGATAGCCCTGTGAGTTAGCTTGCATTTGCCATTGGTTTCAAGCTAATAcgaattactgtttaagagaaaCAAATATTTTAGTGAACAATGGTCAGAATGTTGCTGCACAGTGTTAATTtcgacccacaattttataaaaataatttttcattTGAAATGTGTGCAAGCTTTCTGGGTAATTCTAACTCTCTTGTTTAATAGACTCGTAGATATTTCCGAATTGGTAAACCACATTTGATATTGTTGTATCATTGTTTGAttatgatttttacaagttgaccttgGATTGCGACAAAATGCTAATAAAATTCTGGTAGGACCTATTAGTTTGCGAAAATCCTTGTAGATTGATTATTTACATTTGGACTTAATTCCAACTCTTCCTTTTCAATGACTCTCTGTATCCTCTAAAAGGTATAACAACTCATAATGTGGTTGAATGactatttattcgtgatttttcgAAGTGGCCGCATGTTTTGTAGTATTTGCGAATGTGTGTTTTGATTAATTAGACAGTGATTTGTTAATGCAAGAATTAGCTAGTTAACATGGCGATGCGGATGAATCTGATTTGAAAATGTATATAATGGATATGAGACTATAAATGACTTGACCATTGCATGAATTAGAATTTGCATGATAAAGAATATGTAACGGTTAATGAGGAAAACAAAAACATGGATGATAATTGAATGATTTGTACAGGTTGAATTGTCgagtatatacatatatatatatatatatatatatatatatatatatatatatatatatatatagagagagagagagagagagaaagagagagagagttttGGGATctggtgagaactcctaaatatttgcaGATTGCGGaatcaatacaatatcacgctttattcaatacaatatcagaggttcttcaataaaatatcacaaaaacaGCCAAAAAACACAAAGGAAATCCGCGCGGGTCGCGGGAAATCTTCGCGGGTCACCCGTGTTTTTTTTTCCCACCCTTCCCCTTTCTTGGCTACGTGGCGTGATCTAGGCCCTCCATTTTTGGATCCAATGGCTGAGATTGATCcgcaatcctcaaatatatgaggtattatatatatatatatatatatatatatatatatatatatatatatatatatatatagtcaagttCTAATAAATCCTTCATAatatttgagtccctaagtccttattaGAGCCATAGGATCTTCTAAATGAACCGTCTGGATGAAGGGAGTAATATAGGCTGATTAGGCATTGGAAAAAAAATAGGGTTagcatgagagagagagagagagagagagagagagagagttgtgTCAGGGGACAAAGCTATTACCCACTGTTTACTTGTCAACATGCATGTACTTTCTATAACATTTCCTcaacacaatatcaacaaccaccaccaaaattaaagcacacaaaaaaaacatcaaatttcttcctctttttcatGGCGATAACATCCCAAAATCGCGCTTCAATAAAATTTAAAATCCCGTTTCAATAAATTTTAAAATGCCAACAAGAACAACAATTTGCTAGCTCGCGATAATCTTACATGGTCATAATTTCTAGCAAAtaaagtaatttttttttatcctACAATTTTCAGCATATCAAAGGTACACGAAGTTCCtgagtcaacaacaacaacaaacctgATAAAGTGCATACTCCAACATCAACAATGACTGACATGCAAATTGTAACAGTGATCGATGGTAATTATTAACATCTAATaattcttttatctgtttatgtTTTATAAATCTAAACTCCCTATATTAAAAATGAAATACTTGAAAACAATGAAGATACACACATTGGTCATTAAAGTTACAGTAGAGTGTACAACAAGTTTTGTGCTGTAACCTAATTCAGGTACAGTGTAAAATTCTTGAGATCAATGAGTATGTAGTTAAAAAGAGTGAATTGTTTGTATTTTGGTAATAGGTTTAAGTTTGACTTTAGGTTCAAAGATTACATTTTTTTTCCCGCTAGAATTTACATATGAACACGTGTGTTTGAAAATACGCTTTTTGTTACTTGAAATTAAACATATTtcagttaaaattacaatttctgAAATTAGAGTTACATCATGGAAAAGATAAAACTATTCTATTGCAGTAATGGATAAGTTACACTTTAATTCACTGAAGTTACAATTTTcttgattaaagttacacttatttgggtcattagATAAATGTTTGCTATGCTGATTCCTTAAAGTACATCATACATTTTAAACTATAATTTGCCACAAATCTTTGGAATTACACCATTGTCGACTAGAGTTACATTTCTTTGCACTAAAATTATGCtttgttgaaattacacttttattcactgaaattacacttattattgttaaaattacactaatATTTGGAATTACAACATTGTcgactagaattacacttttattcactgaagttacacttttgtttgttaaagttacactaatCTTTGGAATTACAACATTGTcgactagaattacacttttattcactaaagttacacttttgtttgttaaagttacactaatGTTTAAGTTACACTTTAGGTCTAGATGACAGTTGTACTTTTTGTTGTCTTCTGtttaaatttgaattttctttattaaaattacatatTTGTTTTCTAAGATGAAGCTTGTGGAGAATATTGTTTCAACCATTGACAGATACTGCTCAGGACAATAGCAAAAGAAAGCCAAATGAGGAGGAATTTTGCAGGGTAGTAGAAGAAAAGTTTACACCATATATTGGGCAGGAATTTTTGGAAATCGAGGAAGCAGTGACATTCTATAAGATCTTTGCAATTGCTTACGGTTTCGATATACGGAAATACACGACCAAAAGATGGCGTGATGGGGCAATCAAGTCAAAGCTGTTGGTTTGCAACCGAGAGAGGTTCAAATATAAAAAAGAAATAGAGAGAAGTGGGCGTCAGGATGGGGTGCGAAAGCACAAAGTCAGGCGCGTGGGATGCAAAGCGAGGATTAgactatttatgaagaatggggGTTATTCATTGATCGCTTTCATGCAGGACACAACCATGAGCTCATATCAGCCAGGGACAGAGAGTTTCAGAAGCTCTCATGCAAATTAACAGATTATCACAAAATGATTATCCTTTATAATTATAGGGTGAGTGCTTGAGGTAGTCTTTGGCTCTCTATTTATGACACCAATCTAtggaattacacttttattaTCTAACATTACACTTTTGTTTATTACAGTTATACTtatttggaattacacttttgtctgttagaattacactttgttctattaaaattacacttatttatattgtgctgaaattacacttttgattgttaaaattacacttttgattgttagaattacacttttttatattgcagttacacttatttatatagtGCTGAAATTTCAGTTTTTATGTTACAGTTACACTTACGTATATCATTCATTTACAACTGAAATGCAACTGAACTGATTATCATAAAATCATTATCCTTTATAATTATAGGGTGTGTCATCTAGTTAGCCttttattacaattacacttatttggaattacacttttgtccgttagaattacactgtTTTCTATTACAGTTACACTTATTTATTTAGTGctggaattacacttttgattgtaaaaattacacttttgactgttagaattacactttttgatGGCAAGAATTGGAGGACAACGTACAATTAAACAAGTCGCCTTTCCCATGAGTGATCTGTCCAAATCTGCATGCCGCTGGTGGTTAAGCAAGTCAATGGTCCGTGCTCTGGAGTTGATACATACACATGCCCAATGGTCGCTGATGTTGAATGGGACAAAGAGTAAATCTGTATTCATGTCAGCAGTTCGATTACTGTCCACGATGAAGGTGTCCCACACGTTGAACAGTTTATCACAAAGGTTCTCTTGATGTGTGCTTGTGCCCTGCTGCTCAAAAGTCCCCAGCAATACAAGCAACATCTCCTAAACAAGCAAACAGTGACCATTAACTATAAGTAACAGCATTTAGTGAAAGTATAACTCTAATAAGAAAAACTGACTGCTTATAAAGTGTAACTGTATCACAAAAAAGTGTAAGAAATGTGTAACTACAGAACAAAGTTGAATGACCAAAGCACGTATAAATAAAACTATATAAGAGTAACTTTAATTACCATGTGCCTGATACCGAGAAATGCCATCCTTGCCTCTTTACCGTATTCCTCCTTCTCTAACTGGTTCAGCAATATCGACCAACACTCGATCACATTCCCCGACATTGGTCTATAAGGGGCCATAGACATTAGGTCCTTCCTCTGTAGCTGAGCGTGCCTAGTGTACCAAACTAATTGCTCACTGCGAACGTAATAACATAAAACAAAACTGAGTGAAAAATTGTCATTTTCAGATAGCGTCATTTGATAGGTGAAATTCATGAAAACAGACCCATCATCGAAATTTTGGTCATCCACCAAACTGACCCACAAAATATCCTTTATCAAACTTTGGTTGTAACTTCAACCAGACTATATAAATAAGTATAACTGTAatattaaaaagtataattctagcagacaaaagtataattttaacaatcaAATGTGTAATTTCAGTactatataaataagtgtaactgtaatggtaaaaagtgtaattctattaacagaaactgtaattctaacaacagaaagtgtaattttaaaaatcaaaagtgtaattttaacaattaAATCAAAACTAGGTGAAATTCATGAAAACTGACCCATCATCGAAATTTTGGTCATCCACCAAACAGTAGTCAGCAACGTGCTTTCTGAACGTTTTAATATCCTTTATCAAACTTTGGTTGTTCCGGAGCAGCTTGAGTCTTGGCACCACCACTACGACAGTCAAGTGAACAACCCAACCCATCCCCCTTCCCACGAGGGTGGCTCTTTACGGCAGATAGTTTTTGGCCAGAAGGTGGCCGCATACTAACAGGCGTAACTACCAG contains the following coding sequences:
- the LOC141651535 gene encoding protein FAR1-RELATED SEQUENCE 5-like, which codes for MTDMQIVTVIDDTAQDNSKRKPNEEEFCRVVEEKFTPYIGQEFLEIEEAVTFYKIFAIAYGFDIRKYTTKRWRDGAIKSKLLVCNRERFKYKKEIERSGRQDGVRKHKVRRVGCKARIRLFMKNGGYSLIAFMQDTTMSSYQPGTESFRSSHAN